One Lycium ferocissimum isolate CSIRO_LF1 unplaced genomic scaffold, AGI_CSIRO_Lferr_CH_V1 ctg5285, whole genome shotgun sequence DNA window includes the following coding sequences:
- the LOC132044835 gene encoding protein STRICTOSIDINE SYNTHASE-LIKE 13, with amino-acid sequence MEKRIQLMRSQIVSQRPHLFLLSLAFAFFVADPFSLSPVGDNDFKPVKNDIAPYKQVMESWRGDKNNRLGLGNLEFVNEIYGPESLEFDNLGRGPYAGLADGRIVRWMGEDAGWETFALVTRNWSEKVCSKGKDSTTAKQWKVEGECGRPLGLRFNKETGDLYIADAYYGLLVVGSEGGVATSLATHVEGNPILFANDLDIHTNGSIFFTDTSKKYNRVNHFLIMLEGEDTGRLLRYDIATRSTHVVLDGLTFPNGVQLSKDQTFLLFTETTNCRLMKYWLEGPKTGTVEIVANLPGFPDNVRVNEKGQFWVAIDCCRTRAQEILIHNPWMRSVYFRLPFPMRYLARLMGTRMYTVISLFNENGEIIDVLEDKKGLVMKLVSEVREINGKLWIGTVAHNHIATLPYT; translated from the exons ATGGAGAAGAGGATCCAGTTGATGAGAAGTCAGATAGTTTCACAACGTCCTCACTTGTTTCTTCTTTCACTGGCTTTTGCTTTCTTTGTGGCAGATCCATTCAGTTTAAGTCCGGTAGGGGATAATGACTTCAAGCCAGTGAAGAATGACATTGCACCATACAAGCAAGTCATGGAGAGTTGGCGCGGAGACAAGAATAACCGGTTAGGCCTCGGCAATTTGGAGTTTGTTAATGAAATTTACGGTCCAGAATCACTAGAATTTGATAATTTGGGTCGTGGCCCATATGCGGGACTAGCTGATGGACGCATTGTAAGGTGGATGGGGGAAGATGCTGGCTGGGAAACATTTGCACTTGTCACCCGTAACTG GTCGGAGAAGGTTTGTAGTAAAGGAAAAGATTCAACAACAGCAAAGCAATGGAAAGTAGAGGGAGAATGTGGGAGGCCCCTTGGGCTAAGGTTCAATAAAGAGACGGGGGATTTGTACATAGCAGATGCTTACTATGGCCTCCTAGTTGTGGGTTCTGAAGGAGGCGTCGCAAcgtccttggctacacatgttgAAGGCAATCCCATACTCTTCGCCAACGACCTTGATATCCATACTAATGGCTCCATCTTCTTCACCGATACTAGCAAGAAATACAACAGAGT gaacCATTTTCTCATAATGTTAGAAGGAGAAGACACTGGTAGACTTCTTAGGTACGATATTGCTACAAGATCTACTCATGTCGTCCTGGATGGATTGACTTTCCCTAATGGAGTACAATTATCCAAGGACCAAACTTTTCTTCTCTTCACTGAAACAACCAATTGCAG GCTGATGAAATACTGGCTAGAAGGTCCGAAGACAGGCACAGTTGAGATTGTAGCAAACCTGCCAGGATTTCCTGACAATGTAAGGGTGAATGAGAAAGGTCAATTCTGGGTTGCAATTGATTGTTGTCGTACTCGAGCACAAGAAATTCTCATACATAATCCATGGATGAGAAGCGTTTACTTTAGATTACCATTTCCGATGCGTTACCTGGCTAGATTGATGGGGACCAGAATGTACACTGTTATCTCACTCTTCAATGAAAATGGAGAAATTATTGATGTTCTTGAAGATAAAAAAGGCCTAGTTATGAAGCTGGTTAGTGAAGTTAGAGAAATAAATGGGAAGCTATGGATTGGGACTGTGGCTCATAACCACATTGCCACCCTTCCATACACCTAA